The following coding sequences are from one Plasmodium knowlesi strain H genome assembly, chromosome: 9 window:
- a CDS encoding zinc finger protein, putative, protein MVVETLEKNSNHNIGLPDKIHDQEGNSKMVNGEESNVVKEALLSTENEPGSDTPQKQHTTLIRNKRKTNLKKINEDESEVKKDMEEICKEEMKEMVVAELPEREASAGKWDRRGVQLKREEQVEKKGRRQTDRLTDQPVDTQGVPNATNSEHYQEDLSNQSPLSCSSATTVDQSNSRTYMRKESTKLIISSNEKASRGEKRDVQNQVFCHHDEKEENCILRNNNFFKFPGRERNIVVESNNNGNYIERYTTGSANNMDRKKSRTIENGENNPPYVRRPHLELNFFNQRIIKNSNIPSFDKYCACEKNCADHIDGRNMYHANGNPGTNIVFNGVNSHAINSSSCNNFAYVNVIPSTNGLRNNHSHQQPKEQVEYEEEQLDMNSKKAQTHIPFISSNGQSQSDLRMNTANVEQHHVVPPYVHPLGNKEQGIRIGTYPKDRYYNKGKEKIQDQYYRIKLCPFLKKGLCQKGDNCSYAHSADTLRSCMNLMKTKICQMWLKNECRNPNCVYAHGEGELRATPDYFKTKLCKYFDKEGTCPSGDRCRHAHGQAELRQRNYRKTEFEKFSPKNKVSAKFTFHGFKNRGECPQYIFNMFSGRSRRKENIDRSEWNNSNETNDHNGFSNVSRYYMPTQSDENSNAQMSSGYKRGTLPDQMCRPEKRESMNGNTQVCPVSDSQCCQNQEKEIHAIFTVFQKEEKSDGEKNSNVSSVNVCSANYSYQREAPREEQIFRTDSKEEEDKENASHAGTPHLHHAVSGTTSSISLECDRNGKKEQKDEVVEVGMGNGTRNSASEASKPEQRAENQKERKGRSSSDEPLSERNQKLADRRKNVEMEDEKIELGQNEEQHPVGKASHSGHMNDGPSNDGDYKMLTESASGWEKKDGIFDENLDHSIEYMSSGQSSSQYMSIERSSNEEEGLSCGNNSPNESYVGGNQNYQGESCGQGEDENNGQMGDESEGLSLLEVEIKREHDNKYESVQIGNVYIEEYPEARRSETRRSFEGDKNDNGNVDCEDNGHQYVDENENRRGGNEKQRDCNQDQRYPRSNEHKFIGNTNEIDNCSKKVITGENFIQRRYVNNCPRGGDRHGSFRNFKDNGNDIQRNFIFMLKNQYRKDNDGKKNLHLGKLASCPMDRASINYGSKNFNYKYKKFSTASRYTKNFEVLDHHESVANVGSYGSCDKDDLNNGEDLINKEGTHNGGVLDGNGWGSGNLPETRVKRMSAHGEHQKLSNHNKHKDGNRNADHDEPKERMTNDRVKTSGEGKNCNDSPHRNFACKGQHRSFNNPYSTYEHNSSNEHFENTVRCTHTNNNLVNNSLHMQNALPRPKETYSDVCNSGVHRTKQNYYKSNGSTSNDMLYAAPAYPLNTQVNNLSYYNYNVSNIRSNRNNCYNYLNVEMNSVNMASPTRVLPADLSISLEGGGTSEEARRTTNMTDTPNSRNNRAHSRSSKSYPCSNQHRKRIINIQNMASNGVNMHLSGNQSPNMQGNHNRQARNCTSSNVVVGCNHHRSFATQTNTNDNCVHNGNSGSSSASNMIHNDTSDPPLCSFMENKNSGYYVRNENDMSGHNSGISPEGGENQNGGSGSKGKNPHIQEMEVSQNGGREKRKRTPHLAYSTQRNYGKRTNNSHFKNYRNYNNHIYTNQMYTNQVYTNQVYTNDVYAHHPPYGSNQAYYSNQVYTYQHPYSNYMYSSDDRASTNNGHKYSCSSYPHNSYSNYPHSSCSSAYLIYPYSSYPYSNNYPYDDLYPYDGAYPYGDAYPHDVILPYNSVNPYLANSHCDMVQPYGSASHYSRNHYYGHVEQFSGAQFYGGIQMYNSGQVYIDAQQYGDADQCANVQLYGGDHHYNGNRSGVYNGSYTNDHSYVYNQYPYNAIINYGPPYNINNTEEEQNGNRAPLRDNLLDSEEYENRSNGDENNANDTCQDEYAFDDLTKSASTEDGEEVEGVEVPQ, encoded by the coding sequence ATGGTTGTGGAGAccttagaaaaaaatagcaatcACAACATTGGGCTACCAGACAAAATACATGACCAAGAAGGAAACTCCAAAATGGTGAACGGTGAAGAATCAAATGTAGTTAAAGAAGCGCTCTTGTCCACTGAAAACGAACCGGGTAGTGATACCCCCCAAAAGCAACACACTACGCTTatcaggaataaaagaaaaactaacttgaaaaaaattaatgaggACGAAAGTGAAGTTAAGAAGGATATGGAGGAAATCtgcaaggaagaaatgaaagaaatggTTGTCGCAGAGTTGCCAGAAAGGGAGGCATCCGCAGGGAAGTGGGATAGACGAGGTGTGCAATTGAAGCGTGAAGAGCAAGTcgagaagaaaggaaggagacaAACAGACAGACTAACAGATCAGCCTGTCGATACTCAGGGCGTTCCCAATGCAACCAACTCAGAACATTACCAAGAAGACCTCTCGAATCAAAGCCCCCTCAGTTGCAGCAGCGCTACTACTGTAGACCAATCGAACAGCAGAACTTACATGAGAAAAGAATCGACGAAATTGATCATTTCTTCAAATGAGAAGGCTTcacgaggagaaaaaagggacgTGCAAAATCAGGTGTTTTGCCACCAtgatgagaaggaagaaaattgtaTCCttagaaataataatttttttaaatttccagGTAGGGAAAGGAATATCGTCGTAGAAAGTAACAATAATGGGAATTACATCGAAAGATATACGACTGGTTCCGCGAACAACATGGATAGGAAGAAAAGCAGAACTAtagaaaatggagaaaataatcCTCCGTATGTTAGAAGACCCCATTTAGAGCTAAACTTCTTTAACCAGAGAATTATCAAAAATAGCAACATCCCCAGTTTTGATAAGTACTGTGCGTGTGAAAAGAACTGTGCGGATCATATTGACGGGAGGAATATGTATCACGCTAATGGAAATCCAGGAACGAACATTGTCTTCAATGGTGTTAATAGCCATGCAATCAATAGCAGCAGCTGTAACAATTTTGCTTATGTAAATGTAATACCCTCCACAAATGGATTAAGGAACAATCACTCCCATCAGCAGCCGAAGGAGCAGGTCGAATATGAAGAGGAGCAATTGGACATGAATTCGAAGAAAGCACAGACACACATTCCGTTTATTTCATCAAATGGACAATCTCAAAGCGACCTCCGTATGAACACTGCTAATGTGGAACAGCACCATGTAGTGCCCCCTTATGTGCATCCCCTGGGTAATAAAGAACAAGGCATAAGAATTGGAACTTATCCAAAGGATCGCTACTATaacaaagggaaagaaaagatacAGGACCAGTATTACAGAATAAAGctgtgtccatttttaaaaaaagggctgTGTCAAAAAGGAGACAACTGCTCATATGCACACTCAGCTGATACTTTACGAAGTTGTATGAATTTAATGAAGACTAAAATTTGCCAGATGTGGttgaaaaatgaatgcaGAAATCCTAATTGTGTATATGCTCATGGAGAGGGAGAATTGAGGGCAACGCCGGATTACTTTAAAACAAAgttatgtaaatattttgacAAGGAAGGTACATGTCCTTCTGGAGACAGATGTAGACATGCACATGGGCAGGCAGAATTGAGACAAAGAAACTATAGAAAAAcggaatttgaaaaattttctccaaaaaataAGGTCAGCGCAAAATTCACATTTCATGGCTTCAAGAATAGGGGTGAATGCCCGCAGTACATTTTCAACATGTTCAgtggaagaagcagaaggaaggagaatatCGACAGGAGTGAATGGAACAATTCCAATGAAACGAACGACCACAACGGATTCAGCAACGTAAGTAGGTACTATATGCCCACCCAGAGTGATGAAAACTCAAATGCACAAATGTCATCTGGATATAAGAGAGGTACCCTTCCCGACCAAATGTGTAGAccagaaaaaagagaaagtatGAACGGAAATACCCAGGTCTGTCCTGTCAGTGATTCTCAGTGTTGCCAAAATCaggagaaagaaattcaTGCCATATTCACCGTTTtccagaaggaggaaaagtcAGATGGGGAAAAGAACAGCAATGTTAGCAGTGTAAACGTGTGCAGTGCGAATTATTCCTATCAGAGAGAAGCTCCAAGGGAGGAACAAATTTTCAGGACCGACtcgaaagaggaggaagacaaggAGAATGCATCCCACGCGGGCACACCACATTTACATCACGCAGTTTCGGGAACAACCAGTAGTATCAGCTTGGAGTGTGatagaaatggaaagaaggaacagaaggatGAAGTAGTCGAAGTTGGCATGGGAAACGGTACAAGAAACAGCGCAAGTGAGGCAAGCAAACCAGAACAGAGGGCGGAAAaccaaaaggaaagaaaaggtagATCGTCGTCTGATGAGCCCCTTTCGGAGAGGAATCAAAAATTGGCtgacagaagaaaaaacgtaGAAATGGAGGATGAAAAAATCGAGTTGGGCCAGAATGAGGAACAGCATCCTGTTGGAAAAGCATCGCATAGTGGTCATATGAATGATGGTCCTTCGAATGATGGTGATTACAAAATGTTGACGGAATCAGCGAGTGGgtgggaaaagaaggatggaATTTTCGATGAAAATCTGGATCACAGCATAGAGTACATGTCCAGTGGGCAAAGTAGCAGCCAGTACATGTCTATTGAGAGAAGTAGCAATGAGGAAGAGGGTCTATCGTGTGGGAATAACAGTCCAAATGAATCCTATGTAGGGGGTAACCAGAACTACCAGGGAGAAAGTTGCGGGCAAGGAGAGGACGAAAACAATGGCCAAATGGGGGATGAAAGTGAAGGGCTTTCCCTTCTTGaagtagaaataaaaagggaacacgATAATAAGTATGAAAGTGTTCAGATAGGGAATGTCTATATAGAAGAATACCCGGAGGCAAGGCGAAGTGAGACACGACGCAGCTTTGAAGGGGATAAAAACGATAACGGCAATGTGGACTGTGAAGATAATGGCCATCAGTATGTAGATGAGAATGAGAATAGGAGAGGGGGCAACGAAAAACAAAGAGACTGCAACCAGGATCAACGATACCCAAGGTCAAATGAACACAAGTTCATTGGAAACACGAATGAAATAGATAATTGTTCGAAGAAGGTGATCACTGGAGAAAACTTCATCCAGAGACGCTACGTAAATAATTGCCCAAGGGGAGGAGACAGACATGGCTCATTCAGAAATTTCAAGGACAATGGAAATGACATCCAGAGgaacttcatttttatgctGAAGAATCAGTACAGAAAGGATAACGACGGAAAGAAGAATTTACACCTGGGAAAATTAGCTAGCTGCCCCATGGATCGCGCATCTATCAACTATGGCTCGAAGAATTTTAATTATAAGTATAAGAAATTTAGCACGGCAAGTAGGTACACAAAGAATTTTGAGGTTTTGGACCACCACGAGAGCGTCGCAAACGTAGGATCTTATGGAAGCTGTGACAAAGACGATTTGAACAACGGTGAGGATCTAATAAACAAGGAGGGCACACATAATGGAGGCGTTCTCGACGGTAATGGCTGGGGAAGCGGCAACCTCCCAGAGACAAGAGTGAAAAGGATGAGCGCACACGGAGAACACCAGAAACTTAGCAACCACAACAAACATAAGGATGGCAACAGAAATGCAGATCACGACGAACCAAAAGAACGGATGACGAACGATAGAGTAAAAACAAGTGGAGAAGGCAAGAATTGCAATGACTCTCCACATAGGAATTTCGCCTGCAAAGGTCAACACCGCTCATTTAACAATCCATACAGTACATATGAACATAACTCATCAAATGAGCATTTTGAAAACACAGTCAGATGTACCCATACAAACAACAACCTAGTGAATAATTCACTCCACATGCAGAATGCCCTACCTAGACCTAAAGAAACTTACAGCGATGTTTGCAACAGTGGTGTCCATAGAACAAAGCAGAACTATTATAAGAGCAACGGAAGTACAAGTAACGATATGTTGTATGCTGCTCCCGCATATCCCTTGAACACGCAGGTGAACAACCTTAGTTATTACAACTACAACGTAAGCAATATTCGCTCGAACAGAAACAATTGCTATAATTATTTGAATGTGGAGATGAACAGCGTGAACATGGCTAGCCCGACGCGCGTCCTGCCCGCGGATTTGTCCATTTCTTTGGAAGGTGGAGGCACAAGCGAGGAAGCACGTAGAACGACAAACATGACTGATACGCCCAACTCTCGTAACAACCGAGCACATAGCAGATCTTCCAAATCGTATCCATGCTCGAATCAACACAGGAAAAGAATTATTAATATTCAAAATATGGCAAGTAATGGGGTTAACATGCACTTGAGTGGGAACCAATCTCCTAACATGCAAGGGAACCATAACAGACAAGCGAGAAATTGCACCTCGTCTAATGTCGTAGTGGGTTGCAACCACCACAGAAGCTTTGCCACACAAACAAATACGAACGATAACTGTGTGCATAATGGGAACAGTGGATCTTCGTCCGCATCCAACATGATACATAATGACACATCTGATCCACCTCTTTGTTCATTtatggaaaacaaaaatagtgGGTACTACGTTAGGAACGAAAACGATATGAGCGGTCATAACAGTGGTATAAGTCCAGAGGGAGGTGAAAACCAAAATGGTGGTAGCGGctccaaagggaaaaaccCACACATACAGGAAATGGAAGTTTCTCAAAacggaggaagggaaaaaagaaaaaggaccCCCCACCTGGCCTACAGTACACAGAGAAATTATGGAAAGAGAACTAACAATTCTCATTTTAAAAACTACAGAAATTACAATAACCACATTTATACGAATCAGATGTATACCAACCAGGTGTATACGAACCAGGTTTACACTAATGACGTTTATGCGCACCATCCACCTTATGGCTCCAATCAGGCTTACTATAGCAACCAGGTTTACACGTATCAGCACCCGTATAGCAACTACATGTACAGTAGTGACGATCGCGCGTCTACCAATAACGGACACAAGTACAGCTGTAGTAGCTACCCCCACAACAGCTATAGTAACTACCCCCACAGCAGCTGCAGTAGCGCGTACCTTATATACCCCTATAGTAGCTACCCCTACAGCAACAACTACCCTTACGACGATCTATACCCTTATGATGGCGCATACCCCTATGGTGACGcatacccccatgatgtcaTTCTGCCCTATAACAGTGTGAACCCCTACCTAGCCAACTCCCATTGTGATATGGTCCAACCGTATGGCTCAGCCTCCCATTATAGCAGAAACCATTACTATGGCCATGTGGAACAGTTTAGCGGTGCCCAATTTTATGGAGGCATCCAAATGTATAACAGCGGACAGGTCTATATTGACGCCCAACAGTATGGAGACGCAGATCAATGTGCCAACGTCCAACTGTATGGCGGAGACCACCACTATAATGGTAATCGAAGCGGTGTGTACAACGGAAGCTACACTAATGACCATAGCTACGTCTACAATCAGTACCCTTACAATGCCATCATAAATTATGGCCCCCCTTACAACATCAACAATACggaagaggaacaaaatgGTAATCGTGCACCGCTCAGGGATAACCTCTTGGACAGCGAAGAGTACGAAAATAGGTCTAACGGAGATGAGAACAATGCAAATGACACGTGCCAGGATGAATATGCATTCGATGATCTTACAAAAAGCGCATCAACAGAAGATGGAGAAGAAGTAGAGGGAGTTGAGGTACCTCAGTAG
- a CDS encoding DNA-directed RNA polymerase I subunit RPA2, putative → MMQNKQGVSGRLGGASRVNKTNGIVGDNPSVSPPAAEAEDLKKINLKITDEEIRMHLKIIEALYPNMKPKVDKLINGTYNIFTKFLIQSHIDDYNSFVNVYLKNMPENIPVVEFSPKINTYATQNFNSKSTDSIKFYVSDIRIRNPVLKNDKGETRNDYPYLCKLSARTYEGEITLKINRKTNDEIISTTVSAGTIPVMVLSNLCNLSSLSKKMLPQKGEDESLLGGFFVISGHLKVIRYVIHPKYNTILLNDENKVHMNCLLNDNSVYVNFLSCPKFDFFTYGARYQNSLMVVPLHIILLLLSPIKKKSYLFNKMKMGIKNENAVKYIEQYIQSIFMKNGLNEKEVFEKYNLKYLGNSSYFRRGIFRYNVAPGERKGKIILRYAILPHIQSYSEKFETICMMFKTLIFSKFKLMAKINKDSLENHAVTTCSHLLSNLLKEQILTCLGRLVFRYSRNFYKFYEKKYDSFKVMVKQIYLRYKEMVMDELDEKHLNMVPLEGDDSDISKAADSGNQLAMSNKSEAVKKLKSIFMDEKEKLFSSVESYIQELYNDNNLFVDISKSFITLTMPIIFFFKTGNISSENIGYQQRSGWVIGADEINSLRFITNFRAIHRGCFFQEVKVLSPRKLLGEAWGFICPVHTPDGSPCGLLNHLSQFSYVHNSASNESHKLNIKLYLKKIGVNVNLDDTSGIPTIYEDQTIPILVDSVPITYISEQDFNRVVYKLKYAKNHNLYNLKAYFEINAYLNEPLLMDSIIINTFPGRLIRPLFNLKMKCIEYISPAYQPYVAIAINYEHIKKNNLARKMLRMKERLVRSKKGTQQKMTIKEQYLFHARRMKLASSSKGNALQNSSPVKEDSGASESKISRKVLQLLEDSENKEREHTDSQGDITDGEDDYISSSNYDSSGDSCGEGSDDQSNRQSDDRSDKREGKYRHSVPPTSYTDSDENVNLDIYEQMPEKFEYMELKETSFLSFLGSLTPFSDHNQSPRNIYQCQMLKQTMGIQSLNMMYTFTNKIYRMITPQYPLVVTRDYELYGVDNFPSGTNAVVAILAYTGYDMEDALIINKSSAERGIFRTHIYKTIIIDLKKNHGAGDFALGNNVRYTNKNAGTNATSANSTSTAKNNLKFQYEHMGKFLNKDGLPRVQQKMVELNPLYSYVNKASELTVYEKFKEHGEYYVDCVTNYKSTKNQIGIIRLRTTRPPLVGDKFASRHGQKGVVSRLFPHEDMPFSESGIVPDVIFNPHGIPSRMTIGMLIESICGKAACMYGKRIDATPFRKYTKQKSFNNEWIDNCGVKGFLEQVKQGKNEDGKDSSSHAPGEEVGHSHKGKKKNDIPKGETPKGEKNNITYDEKIDYFAKLLLNKGYDYYGTELLYSGIYGVPLQAHIFFGVIYYQRLRHMAYDKAQVRRTGPICNLTHQPLKGKKKHGGIRLGEMERDGLISHGCSFIINERFLINSDGHECFVCPQCGLILSPIMQFTCSGEMVKGRSIGGRSKVAVCKSCGVSCKIVYVPYVLRYLLNELICLNITIRLNIKSVENMFDMK, encoded by the exons ATGATGCAGAACAAGCAAGGAGTGAGCGGTAGGCTCGGTGGAGCCTCGCGCGTGAACAAAACCAACGGAATCGTTGGAGACAACCCAAGTGTCAGCCCCCCTGCGGCGGAGGCggaggatttaaaaaaaataaacctgAAAATCACTGATGAGGAAATCAGGATGCATCTGAAAATAATCGAGGCACTGTACCCTAACATGAAGCCCAAAGTAGATAAACTAATAAACGGGACGTATAACATTTTCACCAAATTTCTAATACAATCTCATATAGATGACTACAACTCCTTCGTAAATGTGTACCTGAAGAACATGCCTGAGAACATTCCAGTGGTGGAATTCTCCCCCAAAATAAACACATACGCTACGCAAAACTTTAACAGTAAATCAACAGATTCGATAAAATTCTACGTAAGTGACATAAGAATAAGAAACCCCGTGTTGAAAAACGATAAGGGCGAAACAAGAAACGACTATCCCTATCTGTGTAAACTATCAGCCAGAACatatgaaggagaaattacattaaaaataaacagaaAAACGAATGATGAAATAATTAGCACGACAGTGAGTGCAGGAACCATCCCTGTGATGGTATTGTCAAATCTGTGTAATTTGAGTAGCTTAAGTAAAAAGATGCTCCctcaaaagggagaagacGAAAGTCTATTAGGAGGATTCTTCGTCATCTCAGGACATTTAAAAGTTATAAGATATGTAATTCATCCAAAGTATAATACTATTCTActtaatgatgaaaataaagtCCACATGAATTGCCTACTAAATGATAATTCAGTTTATGTAAACTTTTTGTCTTGTCCCAAATTTGATTTCTTTACCTATGGAGCTAGATACCAAAATTCCCTCATGGTAGTCCCTCTGCATATTATTCTGTTACTTCTAAGTCCcatcaagaaaaaaagttacttattcaataaaatgaaaatgggaataaaaaatgaaaatgcagTAAAGTATATTGAACAGTATATCCAGTCCATATTTATGAAAAATGGActaaacgaaaaagaagtcttcgaaaaatataatttgaaGTATCTAGGCAACAGTTCCTATTTCAGGAGGGGAATATTTCGTTATAATGTCGCCCCTGGTGAGagaaaaggtaaaataaTTCTCAGGTATGCGATTCTACCTCACATCCAGAGCTACTCAGAGAAATTCGAAACGATTTGCATGATGTTTAAGACATTAATTTTTAGCAAGTTTAAGTTAATGGCGAAAATTAATAAGGACTCTCTTGAAAACCATGCAGTCACCACTTGTAGCCATTTGCTGTCAAACTTGTTGAAGGAACAAATTCTCACTTGCCTCGGCCGCTTAGTTTTCAGATATAGcagaaatttttacaaattttatgagaaaaaatatgattcATTTAAGGTCATGGTGAAGCAGATTTACCTTCGTTACAAGGAGATGGTTATGGACGAACTGGACGAGAAGCACCTCAACATGGTGCCGCTGGAGGGTGATGACTCGGATATTTCCAAGGCAGCAGATTCAG GTAACCAGCTCGCCATGAGCAATAAAAGCGAAGCAGTGAAAAAACTAAAATCCATCTTCATGGACGAGAAGGAAAAGCTCTTCAGCAGCGTCGAGAGCTATATTCAGGAGCTTTACAACGACAACAATCTCTTCGTAGATATTTCAAAGAGTTTCATAACGCTCACTATGCCCATcatattctttttcaaaacgGGGAATATTTCTTCAGAAAATATAGGGTATCAGCAAAGAAGTGGATGGGTCATCGGAGCAGACGAAATTAACAGTCTCCGATTTATTACCAATTTTAGAGCAATACATAGAGGATGTTTTTTTCAGGAAGTTAAAGTTTTAAGTCCAAGAAAATTACTGGGAGAAGCATGGGGGTTTATATGTCCCGTCCATACGCCTGACGGTTCCCCTTGCGGTTTGCTAAATCATTTGTCTCAATTTAGTTACGTTCACAATTCGGCTAGCAACGAATCACATAAATTGAATATAAAAttgtacttaaaaaaaattggcgtTAACGTAAATCTGGATGATACTAGTGGTATCCCCACAATATATGAAGACCAAACCATCCCCATCCTTGTGGACTCGGTTCCCATAACGTACATAAGTGAGCAAGACTTCAACAGAGTTGTATACAAGTTAAAATATGCCAAGAATCACAACCTCTACAATTTAAAAGCCTACTTTGAAATCAATGCCTACCTGAATGAACCCCTCTTGATGGACTCCATAATAATTAACACCTTCCCCGGGAGATTGATCAGGCCCTtgtttaatttaaaaatgaagtgcaTAGAGTACATTTCACCGGCTTATCAACCTTACGTAGCTATTGCCATAAATTACGAACATATCAAGAAGAACAATTTAGCTAGAAAAATGTTAAGGATGAAGGAGCGCTTAGTTCGTTCCAAAAAAGGGACGCAACAAAAAATGACTATAAAGGAGCAGTATTTATTTCATGCCAGGAGGATGAAATTGGCATCCTCCTCAAAGGGAAATGCTCTGCAAAATAGCAGTCCTGTGAAGGAGGATTCTGGGGCGTCGGAATCGAAGATTAGCAGAAAAGTGTTGCAACTTCTGGAAGATTCTGAAAACAAGGAGAGGGAACATACTGATAGCCAGGGGGACATTACAGATGGCGAAGACGACTACATAAGCAGCTCAAACTACGACTCGAGCGGGGACTCGTGCGGAGAAGGAAGCGATGATCAAAGCAATCGTCAAAGTGACGACAGAAGCGACAAACGTGAGGGAAAATATCGCCACAGCGTACCTCCCACCTCCTACACAGACAGCGACGAAAATGTAAACCTTGACATCTACGAGCAAATGCCGGAAAAATTCGAATACATGGAATTGAAGGAGACCTCTTTCCTGTCCTTCTTGGGATCCCTGACCCCGTTTTCCGACCACAATCAAAGCCCGCGTAATATTTACCAGTGCCAAATGTTGAAGCAGACGATGGGTATACAAAGCTTAAACATGATGTATACATTCACGAACAAAATTTATAGGATGATAACTCCTCAATATCCACTAGTGGTCACAAGAGATTACGAACTGTATGGAGTGGATAATTTTCCTAGCGGCACGAATGCAGTTGTGGCCATTTTGGCGTACACCGGATACGATATGGAAGATGCACTGATTATAAACAAGTCCAGTGCAGAAAGAGGTATTTTCAGGACCCATATTTACAAAACCATAATTATCGacttgaagaaaaatcaTGGTGCTGGGGATTTTGCACTAGGAAATAATGTTAGATACACGAACAAAAATGCGGGGACAAATGCAACTAGCGCGAACAGTACCAGCACAGCGaagaataatttaaaatttcagTACGAACATATGGGCAAGTTTTTAAATAAGGACGGCTTGCCTCGCGTGCAACAGAAGATGGTGGAGCTCAATCCGCTCTACTCCTATGTCAATAAAGCAAGCGAACTAACCGTGTACGAGAAATTTAAAGAACATGGAGAATATTACGTAGACTGTGTAACTAATTACAAAAGTACGAAGAATCAAATTGGCATCATCCGATTACGCACGACAAGACCACCTCTCGTGGGAGATAAATTTGCATCAAGACATGGACAAAAGGGAGTTGTTTCCAGATTGTTTCCACATGAAGATATGCCCTTTTCGGAAAGTGGTATTGTCCCCGATGTCATTTTCAACCCTCATGGTATACCCTCACGTATGACCATTGGTATGCTTATCGAGAGCATTTGTGGAAAGGCTGCCTGCATGTATGGCAAGAGAATTGACGCCACTCCTTTTAGGAAGTACACCAAACAGAAAAGTTTCAACAATGAGTGGATTGACAACTGTGGCGTTAAGGGATTTCTAGAGCAAGTTAAACAGggcaaaaatgaagatggaAAGGATAGTAGTTCCCACGCTCCTGGGGAGGAGGTTGGCCACAGccataaggggaaaaaaaaaaatgatattccCAAGGGAGAAACCCCAAAGGgcgaaaaaaacaatatCACGTATGACGAAAAAATTGACTACTTCGCAAAGCTGCTGTTAAACAAGGGCTACGATTATTATGGAACGGAGTTATTGTACAGTGGCATATATGGGGTACCCCTCCAAGCGCACATTTTCTTTGGCGTCATTTATTACCAAAGGTTAAGACATATGGCTTATGACAAGGCGCAAGTCAGGCGAACAGGACCAATCTGTAACTTAACCCATCAGCCcttgaagggaaagaaaaaacatggAGGAATCAGATTAGGAGAAATGGAACGAGATGGTTTAATATCTCACGGTTGCAGTTTTATAATTAATGAAAGATTTCTCATTAACTCAGATGGACATGAGTGCTTCGTTTGTCCCCAGTGTGGACTAATCCTATCCCCAATTATGCAGTTCACCTGTAGTGGGGAAATGGTTAAGGGGAGAAGCATTGGTGGAAGGAGTAAAGTAGCAGTTTGCAAGTCTTGTGGCGTTTCTTGTAAAATTGTTTATGTCCCCTATGTTTTGCGCTATTTACTAAATGAATTAATCTGCCTAAATATCACCATCCGGCTAAATATCAAGTCGGTGGAGAACATGTTTGATATGAAGTAG